One genomic window of Meleagris gallopavo isolate NT-WF06-2002-E0010 breed Aviagen turkey brand Nicholas breeding stock chromosome 22, Turkey_5.1, whole genome shotgun sequence includes the following:
- the YTHDF1 gene encoding YTH domain-containing family protein 1 isoform X2, translating into MSCAVQNGSLHQKDTVHDNDFEPYLSGQSNQNSSYPSMTDPYLSSYYPPSIGFPYSLSEAPWSTGGDPPIPYLTTYGQLSNGDHHFMHDAVFGQPGGLGNNIYQHRFNFFPENPAFSAWGTSGSQGQQTQSSAYGSSYSYPPSSLGGTIVDGQTGFHNDTLNKAPGMNSIEQGMVGLKIGGDVTTSAVKTVGSVVNSAGMTGALSGNGGSNVNLPVSKPTSWAAIASKPAKPQPKMKTKTGPVIGGALPPPPIKHNMDIGTWDNKGPVAKVPAPQQIPSPQSVPQPQQQIVQPVPAQPPPLTQPQYQSPQQPPQNRWIAPRNRNAAFGQSGGTGNDSNSAGSTQPNPVPSGESHPVLEKLKAAHSYNPKDFEWNLKNGRVFIIKSYSEDDIHRSIKYSIWCSTEHGNKRLDSAFRSMNSKGPVYLLFSVNGSGHFCGVAEMKSPVDYGTSAGVWSQDKWKGKFDVKWIFVKDVPNNQLRHIRLENNDNKPVTNSRDTQEVPLEKAKQVLKIIATYKHTTSIFDDFSHYEKRQEEEEVVRKERQNRNKQ; encoded by the exons ATGAGCTGTGCAG TACAAAATGGTTCATTACATCAGAAGGATACAGTTCATGACAACGATTTTGAACCTTACCTTTCTGGGCAGTCAAATcag aacAGTAGCTATCCATCAATGACTGATCCTTATCTGTCAAGTTATTATCCACCATCTATTGGGTTTCCCTACTCCCTCAGTGAAGCGCCATGGTCTACAGGAGGAGATCCTCCTATCCCATATCTCACCACCTATGGACAGCTCAGTAATGGAGATCATCATTTTATGCACGATGCTGTTTTTGGACAGCCTGGGGGTCTGGGAAATAATATCTATCAACACCGGTTTAACTTTTTCCCTGAAAATCCTGCCTTCTCAGCTTGGGGAACAAGTGGATCCCAAGGACAGCAGACTCAAAGTTCAGCGTATGGGAGCAGTTACAGCTATCCACCTAGTTCATTGGGAGGTACCATCGTGGATGGACAAACAGGATTTCATAATGATACATTAAATAAAGCTCCTGGAATGAACAGTATTGAACAGGGAATGGTTGGACTTAAGATTGGTGGAGATGTTACAACGTCGGCTGTGAAAACAGTAGGTTCCGTTGTTAACAGTGCTGGGATGACAGGTGCCCTCTCTGGTAACGGTGGCTCAAATGTAAACTTGCCAGTATCTAAACCGACTTCTTGGGCTGCTATAGCTAGCAAACCTGCAAAACCACAGcctaaaatgaaaacaaaaactggaCCTGTGATTGGAGGAGCATTGCCGCCTCCTCCTATAAAGCATAATATGGACATAGGCACTTGGGACAATAAGGGTCCTGTGGCGAAAGTCCCTGCTCCCCAGCAGATACCTTCTCCTCAGTCTGTTCCACAGCCACAGCAACAAATAGTTCAGCCTGTTCCAGCTCAGCCTCCTCCATTGACTCAACCACAGTATCAGAGCCCTCAGCAGCCGCCCCAAAATCGCTGGATCGCTCCTCgcaacagaaatgcagcttttggCCAAAGTGGAGGAACTGGTAACGACAGCAATTCAGCTGGCAGCACCCAGCCTAACCCTGTTCCAAGTGGTGAGTCCCATCCTGttcttgaaaaactgaaagctgCTCACAGCTATAATCCTAAAGATTTTGAATGGAACCTTAAAAATGGACGTGTGTTCATAATAAAGAGCTATTCTGAGGATGATATTCATCGTTCCATTAAGTATTCTATTTGGTGTAGTACGGAGCATGGCAACAAACGCCTGGACAGTGCTTTTCGGTCCATGAATAGTAAGGGCCCGGTCTACTTGCTATTCAGTGTCAATGGCAGTGGACACTTCTGTGGAGTTGCAGAGATGAAATCACCTGTGGACTATGGCACCAGTGCAGGTGTCTGGTCTCAGGACAAGTGGAAGGGGAAATTTGATGTCAAGTGGATCTTTGTGAAGGATGTGCCCAACAACCAGCTCCGACACATCAGGCTGGAGAACAATGACAACAAACCTGTTACAAACTCCCGTGATACACAGGAGGTGCccttagaaaaagcaaaacaagtgcTTAAAATTATTGCTACTTACAAGCACACGACCTCCATCTTTGATGACTTTTCTCATTATGAAAAGCGCcaagaagaggaggaggtggtgCGGAAG GAACGTCAGAATCGAAACAAACAATAA
- the YTHDF1 gene encoding YTH domain-containing family protein 1 isoform X4, translating to MTDPYLSSYYPPSIGFPYSLSEAPWSTGGDPPIPYLTTYGQLSNGDHHFMHDAVFGQPGGLGNNIYQHRFNFFPENPAFSAWGTSGSQGQQTQSSAYGSSYSYPPSSLGGTIVDGQTGFHNDTLNKAPGMNSIEQGMVGLKIGGDVTTSAVKTVGSVVNSAGMTGALSGNGGSNVNLPVSKPTSWAAIASKPAKPQPKMKTKTGPVIGGALPPPPIKHNMDIGTWDNKGPVAKVPAPQQIPSPQSVPQPQQQIVQPVPAQPPPLTQPQYQSPQQPPQNRWIAPRNRNAAFGQSGGTGNDSNSAGSTQPNPVPSGESHPVLEKLKAAHSYNPKDFEWNLKNGRVFIIKSYSEDDIHRSIKYSIWCSTEHGNKRLDSAFRSMNSKGPVYLLFSVNGSGHFCGVAEMKSPVDYGTSAGVWSQDKWKGKFDVKWIFVKDVPNNQLRHIRLENNDNKPVTNSRDTQEVPLEKAKQVLKIIATYKHTTSIFDDFSHYEKRQEEEEVVRKERQNRNKQ from the exons ATGACTGATCCTTATCTGTCAAGTTATTATCCACCATCTATTGGGTTTCCCTACTCCCTCAGTGAAGCGCCATGGTCTACAGGAGGAGATCCTCCTATCCCATATCTCACCACCTATGGACAGCTCAGTAATGGAGATCATCATTTTATGCACGATGCTGTTTTTGGACAGCCTGGGGGTCTGGGAAATAATATCTATCAACACCGGTTTAACTTTTTCCCTGAAAATCCTGCCTTCTCAGCTTGGGGAACAAGTGGATCCCAAGGACAGCAGACTCAAAGTTCAGCGTATGGGAGCAGTTACAGCTATCCACCTAGTTCATTGGGAGGTACCATCGTGGATGGACAAACAGGATTTCATAATGATACATTAAATAAAGCTCCTGGAATGAACAGTATTGAACAGGGAATGGTTGGACTTAAGATTGGTGGAGATGTTACAACGTCGGCTGTGAAAACAGTAGGTTCCGTTGTTAACAGTGCTGGGATGACAGGTGCCCTCTCTGGTAACGGTGGCTCAAATGTAAACTTGCCAGTATCTAAACCGACTTCTTGGGCTGCTATAGCTAGCAAACCTGCAAAACCACAGcctaaaatgaaaacaaaaactggaCCTGTGATTGGAGGAGCATTGCCGCCTCCTCCTATAAAGCATAATATGGACATAGGCACTTGGGACAATAAGGGTCCTGTGGCGAAAGTCCCTGCTCCCCAGCAGATACCTTCTCCTCAGTCTGTTCCACAGCCACAGCAACAAATAGTTCAGCCTGTTCCAGCTCAGCCTCCTCCATTGACTCAACCACAGTATCAGAGCCCTCAGCAGCCGCCCCAAAATCGCTGGATCGCTCCTCgcaacagaaatgcagcttttggCCAAAGTGGAGGAACTGGTAACGACAGCAATTCAGCTGGCAGCACCCAGCCTAACCCTGTTCCAAGTGGTGAGTCCCATCCTGttcttgaaaaactgaaagctgCTCACAGCTATAATCCTAAAGATTTTGAATGGAACCTTAAAAATGGACGTGTGTTCATAATAAAGAGCTATTCTGAGGATGATATTCATCGTTCCATTAAGTATTCTATTTGGTGTAGTACGGAGCATGGCAACAAACGCCTGGACAGTGCTTTTCGGTCCATGAATAGTAAGGGCCCGGTCTACTTGCTATTCAGTGTCAATGGCAGTGGACACTTCTGTGGAGTTGCAGAGATGAAATCACCTGTGGACTATGGCACCAGTGCAGGTGTCTGGTCTCAGGACAAGTGGAAGGGGAAATTTGATGTCAAGTGGATCTTTGTGAAGGATGTGCCCAACAACCAGCTCCGACACATCAGGCTGGAGAACAATGACAACAAACCTGTTACAAACTCCCGTGATACACAGGAGGTGCccttagaaaaagcaaaacaagtgcTTAAAATTATTGCTACTTACAAGCACACGACCTCCATCTTTGATGACTTTTCTCATTATGAAAAGCGCcaagaagaggaggaggtggtgCGGAAG GAACGTCAGAATCGAAACAAACAATAA
- the YTHDF1 gene encoding YTH domain-containing family protein 1 isoform X3, which produces MTDPYLSSYYPPSIGFPYSLSEAPWSTGGDPPIPYLTTYGQLSNGDHHFMHDAVFGQPGGLGNNIYQHRFNFFPENPAFSAWGTSGSQGQQTQSSAYGSSYSYPPSSLGGTIVDGQTGFHNDTLNKAPGMNSIEQGMVGLKIGGDVTTSAVKTVGSVVNSAGMTGALSGNGGSNVNLPVSKPTSWAAIASKPAKPQPKMKTKTGPVIGGALPPPPIKHNMDIGTWDNKGPVAKVPAPQQIPSPQSVPQPQQQIVQPVPAQPPPLTQPQYQSPQQPPQNRWIAPRNRNAAFGQSGGTGNDSNSAGSTQPNPVPSGESHPVLEKLKAAHSYNPKDFEWNLKNGRVFIIKSYSEDDIHRSIKYSIWCSTEHGNKRLDSAFRSMNSKGPVYLLFSVNGSGHFCGVAEMKSPVDYGTSAGVWSQDKWKGKFDVKWIFVKDVPNNQLRHIRLENNDNKPVTNSRDTQEVPLEKAKQVLKIIATYKHTTSIFDDFSHYEKRQEEEEVVRKVNLLKNLFYTQIWGK; this is translated from the coding sequence ATGACTGATCCTTATCTGTCAAGTTATTATCCACCATCTATTGGGTTTCCCTACTCCCTCAGTGAAGCGCCATGGTCTACAGGAGGAGATCCTCCTATCCCATATCTCACCACCTATGGACAGCTCAGTAATGGAGATCATCATTTTATGCACGATGCTGTTTTTGGACAGCCTGGGGGTCTGGGAAATAATATCTATCAACACCGGTTTAACTTTTTCCCTGAAAATCCTGCCTTCTCAGCTTGGGGAACAAGTGGATCCCAAGGACAGCAGACTCAAAGTTCAGCGTATGGGAGCAGTTACAGCTATCCACCTAGTTCATTGGGAGGTACCATCGTGGATGGACAAACAGGATTTCATAATGATACATTAAATAAAGCTCCTGGAATGAACAGTATTGAACAGGGAATGGTTGGACTTAAGATTGGTGGAGATGTTACAACGTCGGCTGTGAAAACAGTAGGTTCCGTTGTTAACAGTGCTGGGATGACAGGTGCCCTCTCTGGTAACGGTGGCTCAAATGTAAACTTGCCAGTATCTAAACCGACTTCTTGGGCTGCTATAGCTAGCAAACCTGCAAAACCACAGcctaaaatgaaaacaaaaactggaCCTGTGATTGGAGGAGCATTGCCGCCTCCTCCTATAAAGCATAATATGGACATAGGCACTTGGGACAATAAGGGTCCTGTGGCGAAAGTCCCTGCTCCCCAGCAGATACCTTCTCCTCAGTCTGTTCCACAGCCACAGCAACAAATAGTTCAGCCTGTTCCAGCTCAGCCTCCTCCATTGACTCAACCACAGTATCAGAGCCCTCAGCAGCCGCCCCAAAATCGCTGGATCGCTCCTCgcaacagaaatgcagcttttggCCAAAGTGGAGGAACTGGTAACGACAGCAATTCAGCTGGCAGCACCCAGCCTAACCCTGTTCCAAGTGGTGAGTCCCATCCTGttcttgaaaaactgaaagctgCTCACAGCTATAATCCTAAAGATTTTGAATGGAACCTTAAAAATGGACGTGTGTTCATAATAAAGAGCTATTCTGAGGATGATATTCATCGTTCCATTAAGTATTCTATTTGGTGTAGTACGGAGCATGGCAACAAACGCCTGGACAGTGCTTTTCGGTCCATGAATAGTAAGGGCCCGGTCTACTTGCTATTCAGTGTCAATGGCAGTGGACACTTCTGTGGAGTTGCAGAGATGAAATCACCTGTGGACTATGGCACCAGTGCAGGTGTCTGGTCTCAGGACAAGTGGAAGGGGAAATTTGATGTCAAGTGGATCTTTGTGAAGGATGTGCCCAACAACCAGCTCCGACACATCAGGCTGGAGAACAATGACAACAAACCTGTTACAAACTCCCGTGATACACAGGAGGTGCccttagaaaaagcaaaacaagtgcTTAAAATTATTGCTACTTACAAGCACACGACCTCCATCTTTGATGACTTTTCTCATTATGAAAAGCGCcaagaagaggaggaggtggtgCGGAAGGTAAACTtattaaaaaatttattttatacacAGATATGgggaaaatga
- the YTHDF1 gene encoding YTH domain-containing family protein 1 isoform X1: MSCAVQNGSLHQKDTVHDNDFEPYLSGQSNQNSSYPSMTDPYLSSYYPPSIGFPYSLSEAPWSTGGDPPIPYLTTYGQLSNGDHHFMHDAVFGQPGGLGNNIYQHRFNFFPENPAFSAWGTSGSQGQQTQSSAYGSSYSYPPSSLGGTIVDGQTGFHNDTLNKAPGMNSIEQGMVGLKIGGDVTTSAVKTVGSVVNSAGMTGALSGNGGSNVNLPVSKPTSWAAIASKPAKPQPKMKTKTGPVIGGALPPPPIKHNMDIGTWDNKGPVAKVPAPQQIPSPQSVPQPQQQIVQPVPAQPPPLTQPQYQSPQQPPQNRWIAPRNRNAAFGQSGGTGNDSNSAGSTQPNPVPSGESHPVLEKLKAAHSYNPKDFEWNLKNGRVFIIKSYSEDDIHRSIKYSIWCSTEHGNKRLDSAFRSMNSKGPVYLLFSVNGSGHFCGVAEMKSPVDYGTSAGVWSQDKWKGKFDVKWIFVKDVPNNQLRHIRLENNDNKPVTNSRDTQEVPLEKAKQVLKIIATYKHTTSIFDDFSHYEKRQEEEEVVRKVNLLKNLFYTQIWGK, translated from the exons ATGAGCTGTGCAG TACAAAATGGTTCATTACATCAGAAGGATACAGTTCATGACAACGATTTTGAACCTTACCTTTCTGGGCAGTCAAATcag aacAGTAGCTATCCATCAATGACTGATCCTTATCTGTCAAGTTATTATCCACCATCTATTGGGTTTCCCTACTCCCTCAGTGAAGCGCCATGGTCTACAGGAGGAGATCCTCCTATCCCATATCTCACCACCTATGGACAGCTCAGTAATGGAGATCATCATTTTATGCACGATGCTGTTTTTGGACAGCCTGGGGGTCTGGGAAATAATATCTATCAACACCGGTTTAACTTTTTCCCTGAAAATCCTGCCTTCTCAGCTTGGGGAACAAGTGGATCCCAAGGACAGCAGACTCAAAGTTCAGCGTATGGGAGCAGTTACAGCTATCCACCTAGTTCATTGGGAGGTACCATCGTGGATGGACAAACAGGATTTCATAATGATACATTAAATAAAGCTCCTGGAATGAACAGTATTGAACAGGGAATGGTTGGACTTAAGATTGGTGGAGATGTTACAACGTCGGCTGTGAAAACAGTAGGTTCCGTTGTTAACAGTGCTGGGATGACAGGTGCCCTCTCTGGTAACGGTGGCTCAAATGTAAACTTGCCAGTATCTAAACCGACTTCTTGGGCTGCTATAGCTAGCAAACCTGCAAAACCACAGcctaaaatgaaaacaaaaactggaCCTGTGATTGGAGGAGCATTGCCGCCTCCTCCTATAAAGCATAATATGGACATAGGCACTTGGGACAATAAGGGTCCTGTGGCGAAAGTCCCTGCTCCCCAGCAGATACCTTCTCCTCAGTCTGTTCCACAGCCACAGCAACAAATAGTTCAGCCTGTTCCAGCTCAGCCTCCTCCATTGACTCAACCACAGTATCAGAGCCCTCAGCAGCCGCCCCAAAATCGCTGGATCGCTCCTCgcaacagaaatgcagcttttggCCAAAGTGGAGGAACTGGTAACGACAGCAATTCAGCTGGCAGCACCCAGCCTAACCCTGTTCCAAGTGGTGAGTCCCATCCTGttcttgaaaaactgaaagctgCTCACAGCTATAATCCTAAAGATTTTGAATGGAACCTTAAAAATGGACGTGTGTTCATAATAAAGAGCTATTCTGAGGATGATATTCATCGTTCCATTAAGTATTCTATTTGGTGTAGTACGGAGCATGGCAACAAACGCCTGGACAGTGCTTTTCGGTCCATGAATAGTAAGGGCCCGGTCTACTTGCTATTCAGTGTCAATGGCAGTGGACACTTCTGTGGAGTTGCAGAGATGAAATCACCTGTGGACTATGGCACCAGTGCAGGTGTCTGGTCTCAGGACAAGTGGAAGGGGAAATTTGATGTCAAGTGGATCTTTGTGAAGGATGTGCCCAACAACCAGCTCCGACACATCAGGCTGGAGAACAATGACAACAAACCTGTTACAAACTCCCGTGATACACAGGAGGTGCccttagaaaaagcaaaacaagtgcTTAAAATTATTGCTACTTACAAGCACACGACCTCCATCTTTGATGACTTTTCTCATTATGAAAAGCGCcaagaagaggaggaggtggtgCGGAAGGTAAACTtattaaaaaatttattttatacacAGATATGgggaaaatga